A genomic stretch from Chitinophaga agri includes:
- a CDS encoding FecR family protein encodes MDNSKKNIDNDKLLRYLENGQPQDYTDLNDAEQALLRDYMFMKEQLDLKEWAKADIAEGWEALTQRLTQQDPDWTMPVRRKVRPMWKYAAAAAVLLLAGGGWYYFRAADQQPRQTAVQSTEKESPSAITLLTAEGEAIVLDTLRKLSGTAIASNEALIYEQGQQTATHISYNTLIVPRGYTYHLVLSDGTKVWLNADTRLRYPSVFPADSRAVTVEGEAYFEVAADAARPFTVQSDHASIKVLGTAFNINTYENNIAATLVQGKIVVHHKGDSTYLQPGDQLTSKAPYDNTRVRKVDTEIYTAWKDGELIFSETTLEDICHRLERTYNYKILLPEGEIRHRKIEANLPQYKEISTITELLEKMTDVHFNVNQKERTITGYAVNK; translated from the coding sequence ATGGACAACAGTAAAAAGAATATCGACAACGATAAACTGCTCCGTTATCTGGAAAATGGTCAACCGCAGGATTACACTGATCTGAATGATGCAGAGCAGGCGTTGCTGCGCGACTATATGTTCATGAAAGAGCAGCTGGATCTGAAGGAGTGGGCGAAGGCTGACATAGCCGAAGGCTGGGAGGCGTTGACGCAGCGGCTGACGCAGCAGGACCCTGACTGGACAATGCCGGTAAGACGCAAGGTCCGCCCAATGTGGAAATACGCTGCTGCAGCTGCAGTATTATTACTGGCGGGGGGGGGCTGGTATTATTTCAGAGCTGCAGACCAACAGCCACGACAAACAGCTGTACAATCAACCGAAAAGGAATCGCCATCTGCCATTACATTGCTGACAGCAGAAGGAGAAGCGATCGTACTGGATACACTCAGAAAGCTCAGCGGCACCGCCATAGCCAGTAATGAAGCACTGATATATGAGCAGGGTCAACAGACCGCAACGCATATCTCCTATAACACACTGATAGTACCCAGAGGGTATACCTATCACCTGGTGCTGTCAGATGGTACAAAGGTATGGTTGAATGCGGACACCCGCCTACGGTATCCATCTGTGTTTCCGGCTGACAGCCGTGCTGTGACGGTGGAAGGAGAGGCCTATTTTGAAGTCGCAGCCGATGCAGCACGGCCATTTACAGTGCAAAGTGATCATGCATCAATAAAAGTATTAGGGACAGCTTTTAATATAAATACGTACGAAAATAACATCGCAGCAACACTGGTACAGGGTAAGATAGTAGTGCATCATAAGGGGGACAGCACTTACCTGCAACCGGGAGATCAACTGACAAGCAAAGCACCGTATGACAATACCCGGGTACGTAAAGTAGATACAGAGATCTATACGGCCTGGAAAGATGGAGAACTGATATTTTCTGAAACCACACTGGAAGATATCTGCCACCGTCTTGAGAGAACATACAACTATAAGATCTTGCTGCCTGAAGGAGAGATCAGACATCGTAAGATCGAAGCCAACCTTCCACAATACAAAGAAATC
- a CDS encoding RNA polymerase sigma-70 factor, with translation MHEQWTERERYEQLFRDHYQPLCLFAYSYLKDMEAAKDVVQDFFFRCWGKRDTLPTPDSFEKYAFRSIRNGVINYINSNTTRTKHTIASAAPETYDPQGEHAILHKDDQLKAGLLQAIQRLPEQRRRIFLLSNGDGYKYSEIAAMLEISVNTVKTQLRKAYETLREERERLEKLLISLTIIKIFYTTIFF, from the coding sequence ATGCACGAGCAGTGGACAGAGAGAGAACGGTATGAACAATTGTTCAGGGACCATTATCAACCATTATGCCTTTTCGCCTATAGCTACCTGAAAGATATGGAAGCAGCAAAAGACGTAGTGCAGGATTTCTTTTTCCGTTGCTGGGGGAAGCGGGATACCCTACCTACACCAGATAGCTTCGAAAAATACGCCTTCCGCTCTATTCGTAATGGTGTCATTAATTACATCAACAGCAACACTACCCGTACCAAACATACTATCGCTTCTGCTGCCCCGGAGACCTATGATCCGCAGGGTGAGCATGCCATACTACATAAAGATGATCAGCTGAAGGCCGGATTATTACAGGCCATACAGCGCCTGCCGGAACAACGGCGCAGGATTTTCCTGCTGAGCAATGGCGATGGCTATAAGTACAGCGAAATTGCCGCGATGCTGGAAATCTCTGTCAATACCGTAAAAACCCAGTTGCGCAAAGCGTATGAGACGTTGAGAGAAGAACGTGAAAGGCTGGAAAAGCTGCTTATCTCACTGACAATCATTAAAATATTCTATACCACCATATTTTTTTAA
- a CDS encoding polynucleotide kinase-phosphatase — translation MKITVPELSLIVLVGATGSGKSTFARRWFGKGEVISSDSCREMVSNSENTMDASDDAFDLLFYIVGKRLKRGLLTVVDATNVRSEDRKKLVALAREYHTLPVAIVLNMPDKVCIERNEMRTDRNLPAHVVTSHISLLRRGLGRLKDEGFRKIFEMRNEEQVAAVTGIEREPLWNVRKAEHGPFDIIGDVHGCYTELCSLLTKLGHTVDAATHTVDVLPGRKLVFLGDLCDRGPDSPSVFKLVMRAVKSNQALCVPGNHDMKLLKYLRGNNVQLSHGLKATVEQLGGEDDSFISELKQFLDGLISHYVLDGGKLVVAHAGLKEEMQGRGSGAVREFCLYGETTGEIDEFGLPVRYNWAAGYKGKAQVVYGHTPVYEPQWFNNTIDIDTGCVFGGKLTALRYPEKQLVNVPSLATYVESARPLRIPGTGNNLQHDQDDVLDIEDLMGKQLIETRLLNLVTVREEYTTAALETMSRFSIHPKWLIYLPPTMSPSETSTLPDYLEHPAGAFSYYKKNDIRQVVCEEKHMGSRAVVIVAKDSTVIASRFGIDDGAVGTCYTRTGRAFFTDKTMEQAFLTMVQEALTTRNFWDEMETDWVCLDCELMPWNAKAQGLLQHQYAATGTAAVHAMHAAVATLRETENPGIAPLLQDYSARAEMCDQFRDAYRQYCWEVKSLTDYQLAPFHIIATEGKSYFDKDHVWHMDTIGRYCGGDGNPLFPTAWKLVDLDDEDSVTAAVRWWEALTEKGGEGMVVKSRSFIERGSKGLLQPAIKIRGREYLRIIYGPEYTVEGNLTRLKKRGLSGKRSLALKEFALGVQAVEHFVAKEPLRKVHQCVFGLLALESEPVDPRL, via the coding sequence ATGAAGATAACGGTGCCTGAGCTATCATTGATCGTACTAGTGGGAGCCACAGGGTCAGGGAAAAGCACTTTTGCCAGGCGATGGTTTGGCAAAGGTGAAGTGATCAGCAGTGACAGCTGCCGGGAGATGGTGAGTAATAGTGAAAATACGATGGACGCATCAGATGATGCATTCGACCTGCTTTTTTATATTGTCGGTAAAAGACTGAAGCGCGGATTGCTGACAGTAGTAGATGCGACCAATGTAAGGTCGGAAGACAGAAAGAAACTGGTCGCACTGGCCAGAGAGTATCACACATTGCCAGTAGCGATCGTATTGAATATGCCGGATAAAGTATGTATTGAACGCAATGAAATGCGGACGGATAGGAACCTGCCTGCACATGTAGTGACGAGTCATATCAGTCTGTTACGCCGGGGGCTTGGCAGACTGAAAGATGAAGGGTTCAGAAAGATCTTTGAAATGCGTAATGAGGAACAGGTTGCTGCTGTAACAGGCATAGAGCGGGAGCCTTTGTGGAACGTCCGCAAAGCTGAGCATGGTCCTTTCGATATTATCGGAGATGTCCATGGTTGTTATACCGAACTATGTAGCCTGCTTACAAAGCTGGGGCACACAGTGGACGCAGCTACGCATACGGTGGATGTACTACCGGGCCGAAAGCTGGTCTTCCTGGGCGATCTTTGTGACAGAGGACCGGATAGTCCGTCGGTATTTAAGCTGGTAATGCGGGCGGTAAAGAGCAATCAGGCATTATGTGTACCCGGCAATCATGACATGAAACTGCTTAAATATCTGCGGGGCAATAACGTACAGTTGTCGCATGGACTGAAAGCCACTGTAGAACAGCTGGGAGGAGAGGACGACAGCTTTATCAGTGAACTGAAACAGTTCCTTGATGGCCTGATCAGTCACTACGTACTGGATGGTGGCAAGCTGGTAGTAGCACATGCAGGACTCAAGGAAGAAATGCAGGGAAGAGGCTCAGGCGCTGTGAGAGAATTTTGTCTCTATGGTGAAACAACCGGAGAGATCGATGAGTTTGGTTTGCCGGTAAGGTATAACTGGGCAGCCGGGTACAAGGGGAAAGCCCAGGTAGTGTATGGCCATACCCCCGTGTATGAACCACAGTGGTTTAACAATACAATAGATATAGACACTGGTTGCGTATTTGGCGGAAAACTGACCGCCTTGCGCTATCCTGAAAAACAACTGGTGAACGTGCCCTCATTGGCCACCTACGTGGAATCTGCACGTCCCCTCCGGATACCGGGTACGGGGAACAACCTGCAGCATGATCAGGATGATGTGCTGGACATAGAAGACCTGATGGGCAAACAGCTGATTGAAACACGTCTCCTTAATCTGGTGACCGTTCGTGAGGAATATACCACGGCTGCACTGGAGACAATGAGTCGTTTCAGCATCCATCCCAAATGGCTGATCTATCTGCCGCCAACTATGTCGCCTTCTGAAACCAGTACATTGCCTGACTACCTGGAGCATCCGGCAGGTGCGTTCAGTTACTATAAAAAGAACGATATCCGGCAGGTGGTATGTGAAGAAAAGCATATGGGGTCAAGGGCCGTGGTCATCGTTGCGAAAGACAGTACTGTTATAGCCAGCCGCTTTGGTATAGACGATGGCGCCGTAGGCACCTGCTATACCCGTACAGGTAGGGCGTTCTTCACAGACAAAACGATGGAACAGGCGTTTCTGACAATGGTACAGGAAGCACTGACCACCCGCAACTTCTGGGATGAGATGGAGACCGACTGGGTATGCCTTGACTGTGAACTGATGCCCTGGAACGCGAAAGCGCAGGGACTGCTTCAACACCAGTATGCGGCAACAGGTACGGCGGCCGTACATGCCATGCATGCAGCGGTGGCGACGTTGCGGGAGACGGAAAATCCGGGCATCGCACCCCTATTGCAGGATTATAGTGCAAGAGCCGAAATGTGTGACCAGTTCAGGGATGCCTACAGACAATACTGCTGGGAAGTAAAATCGCTGACGGATTATCAACTGGCACCTTTTCATATCATAGCTACAGAAGGCAAGAGCTACTTTGACAAAGACCATGTATGGCATATGGACACCATCGGCCGTTACTGTGGTGGAGACGGCAATCCGCTGTTCCCTACAGCGTGGAAGCTGGTAGACCTGGATGACGAAGACAGTGTTACAGCTGCAGTCCGCTGGTGGGAAGCCCTGACAGAAAAAGGAGGAGAAGGTATGGTGGTCAAGTCACGGTCTTTCATTGAAAGGGGTAGCAAAGGTTTGTTGCAGCCGGCTATCAAGATCAGGGGAAGAGAATACCTGCGTATTATATACGGCCCTGAATATACGGTGGAGGGCAATCTGACCCGGTTAAAGAAGAGAGGGCTGAGTGGCAAACGCTCGCTTGCATTGAAGGAGTTTGCCCTGGGTGTGCAGGCGGTGGAGCATTTTGTAGCAAAGGAGCCATTGCGGAAAGTACACCAGTGCGTGTTCGGATTGCTGGCATTGGAAAGTGAGCCGGTAGATCCGAGGTTATAA
- a CDS encoding 3' terminal RNA ribose 2'-O-methyltransferase Hen1 translates to MLLTITTRHTPATDLGYLLHKHPAKVQEIELAKGKAHIFYPVANEQECTCALLLDIDPVGLVRPNGGPAGNAFALEQYVNDRPYVASSIMSNAISKAYTSALNGKCKDKQELVDLPLPLEVKISVLRVSGGEVVLRKLFAPLGYTIAAEQHALDPNFPGWGKSNYFNVTLTNTITLQLLLSHLYILLPVLDNDKHYFINREEVDKLLVKGKGWLEIHPERELITKRYLRHKSTLLNDAMTMLMKDDLPEEILNGEIAREPELPKPTLHASRLQQVCEELLSTPVKSVVDLGCGEGKLLKLLLQYPQLTHITGMDVSSRSLEIAYSRLRYDQLPDNQKKRLKMILGSLVYRDRRIEGFDAAALVEVIEHLDPDRLRALEKCVFGYAAPGKLIVTTPNKEWNVTFTEDEGLLRHRDHRFEWTRAQFAQWCEKVSATYGYTYTIKPVGEEAEHVGAPTQMAVFVKSAVTEEN, encoded by the coding sequence ATGTTACTAACGATTACAACGAGACATACACCCGCGACGGACCTGGGCTACCTGCTGCACAAGCATCCGGCGAAGGTGCAGGAGATAGAACTGGCGAAAGGGAAAGCACATATATTTTATCCTGTGGCAAATGAGCAGGAATGCACCTGCGCATTGTTACTGGATATTGATCCTGTTGGGCTGGTACGCCCCAACGGTGGTCCCGCTGGCAATGCTTTTGCATTGGAACAATACGTAAATGACCGGCCATACGTTGCCTCTTCCATCATGAGTAATGCGATTTCAAAAGCATATACTTCTGCACTGAATGGCAAGTGTAAGGATAAACAGGAACTGGTGGATCTGCCATTACCACTGGAAGTGAAAATATCAGTGTTGCGTGTCAGCGGTGGTGAAGTCGTATTACGTAAGTTATTTGCGCCGCTGGGTTATACGATTGCGGCAGAACAGCATGCGCTGGATCCAAACTTCCCCGGATGGGGCAAAAGCAACTACTTCAATGTCACCCTGACAAATACGATCACATTGCAGCTATTATTGTCCCATCTGTATATTCTGCTGCCAGTGCTGGATAACGACAAGCATTACTTCATCAACCGGGAAGAGGTAGATAAACTGCTGGTAAAAGGGAAAGGCTGGCTGGAGATACATCCGGAGCGTGAGCTGATCACAAAGCGTTACCTCCGCCATAAGTCCACGTTGCTGAATGATGCGATGACAATGCTGATGAAGGATGATCTGCCGGAAGAGATCCTGAATGGGGAAATCGCCCGTGAACCGGAACTGCCTAAGCCTACCTTACATGCATCCAGGTTACAGCAGGTATGCGAAGAGCTGTTAAGTACACCCGTTAAATCGGTTGTAGATCTGGGTTGCGGAGAAGGGAAGCTGCTAAAGCTCCTGCTGCAATACCCGCAACTGACGCATATTACCGGTATGGATGTGTCGTCCCGCAGTCTGGAAATAGCCTATAGCAGACTACGATATGATCAGTTGCCAGATAATCAGAAAAAGCGGCTGAAAATGATCCTGGGTTCGCTGGTATACAGAGACCGCCGGATAGAAGGTTTTGATGCAGCAGCCCTGGTAGAAGTGATTGAACACCTCGATCCCGACAGACTGCGTGCACTGGAGAAATGTGTCTTCGGATATGCAGCACCGGGTAAGCTGATAGTGACTACACCTAACAAGGAATGGAATGTCACTTTTACAGAAGACGAAGGACTGCTGAGGCACCGGGATCACCGTTTTGAATGGACACGGGCACAATTCGCCCAATGGTGTGAGAAAGTAAGTGCGACATATGGGTATACGTATACTATCAAACCTGTTGGAGAAGAAGCGGAGCATGTTGGCGCGCCTACACAGATGGCTGTCTTCGTAAAATCGGCTGTCACAGAAGAAAATTAA
- a CDS encoding helix-turn-helix transcriptional regulator, with product MQFRQIPPPAYLKDYIRYFWVMESHDTNVSAATFRTIADGSPGLIFQHPGQGVLFQNNKQLPGTILYGQATRHAELRISGSFNTIGIFFYPHALKTIFGLNANELTDSCLDLDLLSGAKDYHLSAQLTDLTSCGDRIDTICSFLLAQLTRHDQYADKAMYHALERIREANGNISVKILREELQLSERSFERKFKQHVGVTPKLFARIAQFQASMQLLRQRDYNKLSDIAFENDYADQSHFIRAFKEFAGTSPFQFRKQSEELIDNLSIITK from the coding sequence ATGCAATTCAGACAAATACCCCCACCGGCATACCTGAAAGACTATATTCGGTATTTCTGGGTAATGGAAAGTCACGATACCAACGTTTCCGCCGCCACTTTCCGCACCATTGCGGACGGCAGTCCCGGACTTATTTTCCAGCACCCCGGGCAGGGCGTCCTGTTTCAGAATAACAAACAATTGCCCGGTACCATTCTCTACGGACAAGCCACCCGCCATGCCGAGCTCCGGATCAGTGGCAGTTTCAACACCATTGGCATCTTCTTTTATCCGCATGCACTCAAGACCATCTTTGGACTCAATGCCAATGAACTCACGGATAGTTGCCTGGATCTTGATCTGCTGTCGGGCGCTAAAGATTATCACCTGTCCGCCCAACTGACCGATCTCACTTCTTGCGGGGACAGAATAGATACAATCTGCTCCTTCCTGCTAGCACAGCTTACCCGGCATGACCAATATGCTGACAAGGCTATGTACCATGCACTGGAACGCATCAGAGAGGCCAACGGCAATATCTCAGTGAAAATACTACGGGAGGAATTACAGTTGTCCGAGAGAAGCTTTGAACGAAAGTTCAAGCAACATGTAGGCGTAACACCGAAACTCTTCGCAAGGATCGCACAGTTCCAGGCTAGCATGCAACTACTCCGCCAGCGCGATTATAATAAGCTGTCCGATATTGCTTTTGAAAATGACTATGCGGATCAGTCCCACTTCATACGCGCCTTTAAAGAATTTGCCGGCACGTCTCCCTTCCAGTTCAGAAAACAATCCGAAGAACTGATAGACAACTTGTCTATTATCACAAAATAG
- a CDS encoding NADP-dependent oxidoreductase: MKAIEIHSFGGPEVLQVEEVPIPDIRTDEVLVRVYATSVNPVDWKIREGHMGDRNLPFVPGWDLSGVVEETGIDVKDFKKGDEVYTRPDVKRDGTYAEYICVKASELARKPDSIDHVNAAAIPLAGLTAWQCLFTHGHLESGQKVLIHGASGGVGTFAVQFAKWKGAYVMATASEKNHAFLKELGADEVIDYHQPGYEDTISSVNLVIDTIGGETQQHSLRYIMPGGTLVTTLKPENHAVFEEKGIRLTGMMTTTDTDDLAAIAKLVDEGKVKPVIAAVLPLEEAEKAQRINEEGHVRGKIVLKVTPHH, from the coding sequence ATGAAAGCAATTGAAATACATTCATTCGGCGGGCCGGAAGTATTGCAGGTTGAAGAAGTACCAATCCCTGACATCAGGACGGATGAAGTCCTGGTGAGGGTGTATGCAACGAGCGTAAATCCGGTGGACTGGAAAATCAGAGAAGGACATATGGGTGACCGCAATCTGCCTTTCGTGCCGGGCTGGGACCTGTCTGGTGTGGTAGAAGAAACCGGCATAGATGTCAAAGACTTTAAAAAAGGAGATGAAGTGTACACCCGGCCTGACGTTAAACGTGATGGTACCTACGCAGAGTATATCTGTGTAAAAGCAAGCGAACTGGCCCGTAAGCCGGACTCCATTGATCATGTGAATGCGGCCGCTATTCCGTTGGCAGGACTGACCGCCTGGCAATGCCTCTTTACCCATGGACATCTGGAATCCGGACAGAAAGTACTGATACATGGCGCTTCGGGTGGTGTAGGCACCTTTGCCGTGCAGTTTGCCAAGTGGAAAGGCGCGTATGTGATGGCGACTGCATCTGAAAAGAACCATGCTTTTCTGAAAGAGCTGGGCGCAGATGAAGTGATCGACTATCATCAGCCAGGTTATGAAGACACGATCAGCAGTGTCAATCTGGTCATCGATACCATCGGTGGCGAAACACAGCAGCATTCCTTACGTTATATCATGCCCGGCGGCACACTGGTGACTACCCTGAAACCGGAGAACCATGCAGTGTTCGAAGAAAAAGGAATACGACTTACCGGAATGATGACGACCACTGATACAGACGACCTGGCGGCTATCGCGAAACTGGTAGATGAAGGGAAAGTGAAACCGGTGATTGCAGCAGTGCTACCACTTGAAGAGGCGGAAAAAGCACAGCGCATCAATGAGGAAGGCCATGTAAGAGGGAAGATTGTATTGAAGGTAACACCACACCATTAA
- the pepE gene encoding dipeptidase PepE, producing MKNVLLASTSTLHGESYLSYLLPVMKELFAGVTEVIFIPYARPGGISHDAYTEKAAGVFAAAGFTLRGLHTFTQPADAIRNGQAFFTGGGNTFLLVKQLHDLGLMDVLRTEVEKGKPYMGTSAGSNIGGVNMQTTNDMPIVYPPSFQTMGLIPFNLNPHYLDPIPDLPHMGETRETRIREFQVQQDLPVLGLREGSWIRIKDKRITLEGALSARIFEKDKEAYELEVGKEIVL from the coding sequence ATGAAAAATGTCCTTTTAGCCAGTACTTCTACATTACATGGAGAGTCGTACCTTTCTTACCTGCTACCAGTGATGAAGGAGTTGTTTGCCGGTGTTACGGAAGTGATCTTTATTCCTTACGCCCGTCCGGGTGGTATTTCTCATGATGCATATACCGAAAAGGCAGCTGGTGTTTTTGCAGCAGCCGGTTTTACGCTACGCGGCTTGCATACATTCACACAGCCAGCGGATGCGATCAGGAACGGACAGGCTTTTTTTACGGGCGGAGGTAATACCTTCCTGCTGGTGAAACAATTGCACGATCTGGGACTGATGGATGTATTACGTACAGAAGTGGAGAAGGGCAAACCATATATGGGCACCAGTGCAGGTAGTAACATCGGGGGTGTGAATATGCAGACGACAAATGATATGCCGATCGTATATCCACCTAGTTTCCAGACGATGGGGCTTATCCCGTTCAATCTCAATCCGCATTACCTGGATCCGATCCCCGATCTGCCACATATGGGGGAAACGAGAGAGACGCGTATCAGGGAGTTTCAGGTACAGCAGGATCTGCCGGTATTAGGATTAAGAGAAGGCAGCTGGATCAGGATAAAAGATAAACGGATCACGCTGGAAGGAGCTTTGTCCGCAAGGATCTTTGAGAAAGATAAAGAGGCGTATGAGCTGGAGGTAGGTAAAGAGATTGTATTGTAG
- a CDS encoding BamA/TamA family outer membrane protein has translation MNKLALIILLFLALPCWVAAQHKPRPWDDEPDEDTVPHKDVIDVFKSVVKYKAKPPKKGKRRIYYSLLPAPSNIPGGGVALITSTNAAFYLGPRRTTNLSNVSFSPSFSFKGRFSFALRSNIWMLDNNYNMSGDIRFIINPQYTWGVGNGVPEEEKQLLGNNYLRIYETFYRRVTKEWLVGVGYHLDWHSNIGIRSNDSVQLPKFVGYKYGTDGRQTVSSGVSLNLLKDSRQNSINPQSGHYFNAVFRVNPQFLGSSASWQSLYLDYRKYIHLGNAREQNVLAFWGFYWTSLNSKTPYLDLPSIGWDPAFRSGRGMEQNRFRGKGLIDLEAEYRRDITKNGLLGFVVFANMNTVTHPDGYKFTPFHPAAGGGLRLKFNKKSNTNIALDYGFSRYGSRFSINLGEAF, from the coding sequence GGTAGCTGCACAGCATAAGCCCCGCCCGTGGGATGACGAGCCGGACGAAGATACTGTGCCGCACAAGGATGTGATAGACGTTTTTAAGAGCGTGGTAAAATACAAGGCCAAACCGCCTAAAAAAGGAAAACGCAGGATATACTATTCGTTGTTGCCTGCCCCTTCCAATATACCGGGTGGTGGCGTGGCATTGATCACCTCTACGAACGCCGCCTTTTACCTGGGACCACGACGTACGACTAACCTGTCTAACGTTTCGTTTTCCCCGTCCTTTTCTTTCAAAGGGCGCTTTTCGTTTGCGTTAAGGTCTAACATCTGGATGCTGGATAATAACTATAATATGTCTGGAGATATCCGGTTTATTATCAATCCGCAGTATACCTGGGGAGTCGGGAATGGCGTACCGGAGGAGGAGAAGCAGTTGCTGGGCAACAATTACCTGCGGATATACGAGACGTTTTACCGGAGAGTTACCAAAGAGTGGCTGGTAGGGGTTGGTTATCACCTGGACTGGCATTCCAATATCGGGATCCGTTCCAATGACAGTGTACAGTTACCCAAATTTGTAGGCTACAAATATGGTACTGACGGCCGGCAGACGGTTTCTTCCGGCGTTTCCCTGAACCTGTTGAAAGATTCCCGTCAGAACTCTATCAATCCACAGTCAGGACATTACTTTAACGCCGTTTTCAGGGTCAATCCTCAGTTCCTTGGGAGTAGCGCGTCCTGGCAGTCACTGTACCTGGATTACCGGAAATATATTCACCTGGGTAATGCCAGGGAACAGAACGTGCTTGCCTTCTGGGGGTTCTACTGGACGTCACTGAACAGTAAGACGCCCTACCTGGATTTACCCAGTATTGGTTGGGACCCTGCCTTTCGCAGTGGCAGAGGGATGGAGCAGAACCGGTTCCGCGGGAAAGGGCTGATAGACCTGGAAGCGGAATACCGCAGGGATATTACGAAGAATGGCCTGCTGGGGTTTGTGGTGTTTGCCAATATGAATACGGTCACCCATCCGGATGGGTATAAGTTTACCCCTTTCCATCCTGCAGCAGGCGGCGGTCTGCGTCTCAAATTCAACAAGAAATCCAATACGAATATTGCCTTGGATTATGGCTTCAGCAGGTATGGTAGCAGGTTTAGTATTAACCTGGGAGAGGCGTTTTAA